From Alkalibacter saccharofermentans DSM 14828, the proteins below share one genomic window:
- a CDS encoding potassium channel family protein — MMKQFAVLGIGRFGFSLASKLYDLGYDVLAIDKDEERIKAIADMVTHAVQADTTDIDTLKSIGLKNIDCAIVSIASDINASLMTVLNVQELEIPEIYAKAQNEQHAKVLHKIGIEKVFLPERDMGKRVAHYMVSNKILDLIELDPEHSIIEINALEQWGGKSLQDLKLRIKHGINVIAIKRGDELNISPVATDEIEAGDILVVVGDKRCLAKIKTDDGR; from the coding sequence ATGATGAAACAATTTGCAGTTTTGGGAATAGGCCGTTTTGGCTTCAGCCTGGCTTCTAAGCTATATGATTTAGGATACGATGTTCTAGCCATAGATAAGGATGAAGAGCGGATTAAAGCCATAGCCGACATGGTTACGCATGCTGTTCAGGCTGATACTACAGATATCGACACTTTGAAATCCATTGGGCTAAAAAATATCGACTGTGCCATAGTGTCCATTGCTTCTGACATCAATGCCAGTTTGATGACGGTGTTAAACGTTCAGGAGCTTGAAATTCCGGAGATTTATGCAAAAGCTCAAAACGAGCAGCATGCAAAGGTATTGCACAAAATAGGTATCGAAAAAGTATTCTTGCCTGAAAGGGATATGGGAAAAAGGGTTGCCCATTACATGGTATCAAACAAGATACTAGACCTCATAGAACTTGATCCGGAACACAGCATAATAGAAATCAATGCATTAGAACAGTGGGGAGGAAAGAGTCTTCAAGACCTAAAGCTTAGGATTAAGCACGGAATAAATGTCATAGCGATCAAGCGGGGAGATGAACTGAACATATCACCGGTAGCCACGGACGAGATTGAAGCCGGTGATATTTTGGTGGTAGTGGGAGATAAGCGCTGTTTAGCAAAAATAAAAACAGATGATGGTAGATAA
- a CDS encoding FGGY-family carbohydrate kinase, whose product MKKTVLSLDCGTQSIRGMIFDENGNLLAKEKIIYDPPYVSPELDWAERDALLYWKETGLICNRLKANHPEHFNSVICVAITTQRDTCVPVDIKGEPLRNAILWMDQRKIASPKPIGRLYSWGTSAVGMRKTIENFSRSCPAHWIMEYESDIWEKTHKYLMLSSFLNYKLTGKFIDSVSGQTGHLPFNYKKQVWDGKWGLKGRVFQIPSQKLCDIVPAGTVIGKITEEAALETGLPVDLPVIASGSDKACETLGTGCVSEEIASVSLGSQATIETMSERYYEVQPFIPPFPSAIDKKFNPEISVYRGFWMISWFKNEFAFREIQKAQVTGEAPEDVLNRGLKMIPPGSDGLMLQPFWGNELTRPESRGSIIGFKEDHTRFHIYRAIIEGIGFALKEGMEKIQKKSNVKISRAAMSGGGAQSDEICQIMADILNRETYRVQTQETSGLGAAICAFKGMGVYDSFEAAVHAMVKVKDVFSPDRNTSDIYAQLYEKGYAKIYKRLKPIYMMMEKIEHEDIDK is encoded by the coding sequence ATGAAAAAAACAGTGCTGTCCCTTGATTGCGGAACACAAAGCATTCGGGGTATGATATTCGATGAAAACGGAAACTTGCTGGCAAAAGAAAAAATAATATATGATCCTCCCTATGTGTCTCCGGAACTGGATTGGGCTGAAAGGGACGCTTTGCTTTATTGGAAGGAGACCGGATTAATCTGCAATAGACTGAAGGCAAATCATCCGGAGCATTTCAATTCTGTCATTTGTGTTGCCATAACTACTCAAAGGGACACCTGCGTACCGGTGGACATAAAGGGGGAACCTCTAAGAAATGCCATACTGTGGATGGATCAGAGAAAAATAGCCAGCCCAAAACCTATCGGAAGATTATATTCCTGGGGAACAAGTGCGGTAGGTATGAGAAAGACGATAGAGAATTTCAGCAGGAGCTGTCCTGCTCACTGGATTATGGAATATGAAAGTGATATATGGGAAAAAACTCATAAATATCTAATGCTCTCTTCTTTTTTAAACTATAAGCTCACCGGAAAATTTATAGATTCTGTATCCGGCCAGACTGGTCACCTGCCATTTAACTATAAAAAGCAGGTGTGGGATGGGAAATGGGGGCTAAAGGGCAGAGTGTTCCAGATTCCGTCACAGAAGCTCTGCGATATAGTTCCTGCTGGGACGGTTATAGGAAAAATAACTGAAGAAGCCGCTCTTGAGACCGGATTGCCGGTGGACTTGCCTGTAATAGCATCAGGGTCTGACAAAGCCTGTGAGACACTGGGTACGGGATGCGTATCTGAAGAGATTGCAAGCGTTTCTTTGGGATCTCAAGCTACAATAGAGACGATGTCGGAGAGATATTACGAGGTTCAGCCTTTCATACCGCCATTTCCTTCGGCCATTGATAAGAAATTCAATCCTGAAATCAGCGTATACAGAGGCTTTTGGATGATTTCATGGTTTAAAAATGAATTTGCCTTCAGGGAAATCCAAAAGGCACAGGTCACGGGAGAAGCACCTGAGGATGTGTTGAATCGGGGCTTGAAAATGATTCCTCCTGGCAGTGACGGGTTAATGCTCCAACCATTTTGGGGCAATGAGCTTACGAGACCAGAATCAAGGGGCTCAATTATCGGGTTCAAGGAAGATCATACAAGGTTTCATATATACAGAGCAATAATTGAGGGCATAGGATTTGCACTCAAAGAAGGAATGGAGAAAATCCAGAAGAAATCAAATGTGAAGATAAGCAGGGCCGCCATGTCAGGGGGAGGAGCCCAAAGTGATGAAATATGCCAGATTATGGCGGATATCTTAAATAGAGAGACATATAGGGTTCAGACCCAGGAAACTTCAGGATTGGGTGCGGCCATATGCGCATTTAAAGGTATGGGCGTTTATGATAGCTTTGAAGCAGCTGTCCATGCCATGGTTAAAGTTAAGGATGTTTTCAGCCCTGACAGAAATACTTCCGATATTTACGCACAGCTGTACGAAAAGGGGTATGCAAAAATTTACAAAAGGCTAAAGCCTATATATATGATGATGGAAAAGATTGAACATGAAGATATTGACAAATGA
- the pheS gene encoding phenylalanine--tRNA ligase subunit alpha, with the protein MKEQLMAVKETFVEEIKRADSSDKLEEIRVRVSGKKGALTLLLRDMGKLSKEERPAVGKLANEVREAIENTLADQKERIIEMEHERQFELEAIDITLPGKKPDIGSHHPLNIVIKDLSDIFIGLGFSVEEGPEIEWAEYNFDHLNIPKDHTSRDHQDTFYVDDDKVLRTQTSPIQIRTMMKSQTPPIRILAPGRVYRSDEIDATHSPVFHQAEGLVIDENITMSDLKGTLDLFAKEMFGSDTKTKFRPHQFYFTEPSAEMDVTCFICHGKGCRVCQNTGWIEILGCGMVHPNVLEVCGIDSAKYSGFAFGMGLDRIAMIKYGISDLRLMFENDIRFLKQFR; encoded by the coding sequence ATGAAAGAGCAGTTAATGGCGGTAAAAGAAACATTTGTAGAAGAAATCAAAAGAGCTGATTCATCTGATAAGCTTGAAGAGATAAGAGTGAGAGTGTCAGGTAAAAAAGGAGCGCTGACGTTGCTCTTAAGGGATATGGGCAAGCTTTCCAAAGAGGAGAGGCCTGCGGTGGGAAAACTCGCCAACGAGGTTCGTGAAGCCATAGAAAATACATTGGCAGATCAAAAGGAAAGAATCATCGAGATGGAGCACGAAAGGCAATTTGAACTAGAGGCTATTGATATAACATTGCCGGGGAAAAAGCCTGACATAGGGAGCCATCATCCCCTTAACATAGTGATAAAAGACTTAAGCGACATTTTTATAGGTCTAGGATTTTCTGTCGAGGAAGGTCCGGAAATAGAATGGGCAGAGTACAATTTCGATCATTTAAATATTCCTAAAGATCATACTTCAAGAGATCATCAGGATACATTTTATGTTGATGATGACAAGGTGCTGAGAACCCAGACCTCTCCGATTCAAATAAGAACGATGATGAAGAGCCAGACTCCACCCATCAGAATATTGGCGCCGGGAAGGGTTTATCGCTCCGACGAGATCGACGCCACCCACTCCCCGGTATTTCATCAGGCTGAGGGCTTGGTCATTGATGAAAACATCACGATGAGTGATCTAAAAGGCACACTGGATCTGTTTGCAAAGGAAATGTTCGGATCGGATACAAAGACGAAGTTCAGACCCCATCAGTTTTACTTTACAGAACCTAGCGCGGAAATGGATGTGACATGCTTTATATGTCACGGCAAAGGATGCAGGGTTTGTCAAAATACAGGTTGGATAGAAATACTGGGATGCGGAATGGTCCATCCCAACGTATTAGAGGTATGCGGCATAGACTCCGCCAAGTACAGCGGCTTTGCCTTTGGAATGGGACTTGACAGGATAGCGATGATTAAGTACGGAATAAGCGATTTAAGGCTGATGTTCGAAAACGACATAAGATTTTTAAAACAATTCAGATAA
- the pheT gene encoding phenylalanine--tRNA ligase subunit beta, which yields MHVSLEWLKEFVDISDIDPVIYCDEMTMSGSKVESLDILGEEIEKVVVGKIVKIESHPQADKLVICQVDVGDQTLQIVTGADNIKQGDKIPVALPGAKLVGGLKIKKTKLRGVESTGMLCSAGELGMKTSLMPKEETEGIFIFKEDYELGMDAKPLLGLDDTIVEFELTANRPDCHSIIGMARETSATFARHLLMPVIDIDDNSGIGKIDEKLSVEILDTQACPRYVARMMNVKSIGPSPAWMARRLLNCGIRPINVIVDVTNYVMLETGQPLHAFDYAKLGSDKIVVRSALEGEKTTTLDGSERILDEDALVITNGDIPVAIAGIMGGENSEIGSDTETIVIESANFEKNRVRNTTKKLNFRTDSSTKFEKGIDPELAGLAADRAAQLLIELGACELINGKIDAYVNKPDTKEIKVEGNWVNEFIGIDITVEEMTEYLERLELAASIEGGVITVKVPTFRQDLDIKEDIAEEIARLYGYNNIPNTVISGTATEGGRSLSQKFENDVKDTLVNNNLYEILTYSFTSRNKLMDMNLSSDDDLLNDSIELINPLGEENSLMRTTLLPGMLQVISHNYNRNLTEGAFFEFAVKYINAGDRDCLPVETKSLSLGMYGEKDFFSIKGIVELIMEKARIPSQRVEYLKGALPIYHPNRNAIIMVGGQEIGYFGEVHPKVCKNYDLPAKTYCGELNFEKIFELSNKEIKFEELPRYPGILRDLAFLAEEMLPARKIEDTIRKSGGNLLKDVVLFDVYQGSQIQKGHKSMAYSLYFQASDRTLTDDEIRAVMDKILDSCKNELGISLRDA from the coding sequence ATGCATGTTTCATTGGAATGGCTAAAAGAGTTTGTAGATATTAGCGACATAGACCCGGTAATATACTGTGACGAAATGACTATGAGTGGTAGCAAGGTGGAATCCTTGGATATACTGGGAGAAGAAATTGAAAAAGTTGTAGTGGGAAAGATTGTTAAAATTGAATCTCACCCCCAGGCGGACAAGCTGGTGATTTGTCAGGTGGACGTGGGAGATCAAACGCTGCAGATAGTGACAGGTGCGGACAACATAAAGCAAGGGGATAAGATACCGGTAGCGCTTCCGGGAGCAAAGCTTGTTGGAGGACTTAAAATTAAAAAAACCAAGCTAAGAGGAGTTGAGTCAACAGGGATGCTGTGCTCGGCAGGGGAGCTTGGAATGAAGACCAGTCTGATGCCCAAAGAGGAAACAGAAGGAATATTCATATTCAAGGAGGACTACGAGCTGGGTATGGATGCGAAACCTCTTCTTGGACTGGATGATACAATAGTTGAATTTGAGCTTACTGCCAACAGGCCGGATTGCCACTCGATCATTGGAATGGCTAGGGAGACCTCAGCTACATTTGCCAGACATCTTTTAATGCCGGTAATTGATATAGATGACAATTCAGGAATCGGCAAAATTGATGAGAAGTTGTCGGTAGAGATTCTTGATACTCAAGCATGCCCCAGGTATGTGGCGAGGATGATGAACGTCAAGTCGATAGGACCCTCGCCTGCATGGATGGCGAGGAGGCTGTTGAACTGTGGGATCAGACCAATTAATGTGATAGTGGACGTGACAAATTATGTTATGCTAGAGACAGGTCAACCACTTCATGCTTTTGACTATGCAAAGCTGGGAAGCGACAAAATAGTGGTCAGAAGTGCTTTAGAGGGTGAAAAAACTACTACCTTGGACGGAAGCGAAAGAATTTTGGACGAAGACGCTTTAGTCATAACAAATGGAGATATACCAGTTGCTATTGCCGGAATCATGGGAGGAGAAAACTCCGAGATAGGAAGCGATACGGAAACGATAGTAATAGAATCAGCTAATTTCGAAAAAAACCGGGTAAGAAATACAACAAAGAAATTGAATTTCAGAACGGACTCTTCAACTAAATTCGAGAAGGGTATCGACCCTGAACTGGCAGGTTTAGCAGCCGACAGAGCAGCGCAGCTCCTAATTGAGCTGGGGGCTTGTGAGCTGATAAACGGAAAAATAGACGCCTATGTCAACAAACCGGATACAAAAGAGATTAAGGTGGAGGGCAATTGGGTCAATGAGTTTATAGGAATAGATATTACTGTTGAGGAAATGACAGAATACCTTGAAAGATTGGAGCTTGCAGCCTCTATTGAGGGTGGTGTCATAACTGTGAAAGTCCCTACTTTTAGGCAGGATCTTGACATAAAAGAAGATATTGCAGAGGAAATTGCCAGACTATACGGCTATAACAATATACCCAATACAGTGATAAGCGGCACGGCAACTGAGGGTGGGAGATCGCTATCTCAAAAGTTTGAAAATGACGTCAAAGACACTTTGGTAAATAATAATCTTTACGAAATTTTGACCTATTCATTTACCAGCAGAAACAAACTTATGGATATGAACTTATCTAGTGATGACGACTTGCTAAATGACAGCATTGAGCTAATAAACCCTCTCGGCGAGGAAAACAGCCTCATGAGAACCACTTTGCTGCCAGGCATGCTTCAAGTCATATCCCATAACTACAACAGAAACCTGACTGAAGGAGCGTTTTTTGAATTTGCGGTAAAATATATAAATGCCGGGGATAGAGACTGCCTGCCCGTAGAGACAAAAAGCCTTTCGTTGGGAATGTATGGCGAAAAGGACTTTTTCAGTATCAAGGGAATAGTGGAGCTGATAATGGAAAAAGCCAGGATTCCGAGTCAGAGAGTAGAGTATCTGAAAGGAGCGCTTCCGATTTATCATCCCAACAGAAATGCTATAATAATGGTTGGAGGACAAGAAATCGGCTACTTCGGCGAAGTGCATCCCAAGGTCTGTAAAAACTACGACTTGCCGGCAAAAACCTACTGTGGAGAGTTAAACTTCGAGAAGATATTTGAGCTGTCTAACAAGGAGATAAAATTTGAGGAACTACCAAGATATCCGGGTATCCTAAGGGACTTGGCGTTTTTAGCTGAAGAAATGCTTCCTGCAAGAAAAATAGAGGACACCATAAGAAAAAGCGGTGGGAATCTACTTAAGGATGTTGTGCTGTTTGACGTATACCAAGGCTCCCAGATACAAAAGGGGCATAAAAGCATGGCATACTCTCTGTATTTCCAGGCAAGCGACAGAACCTTGACTGATGATGAAATAAGAGCGGTCATGGATAAGATACTGGATAGCTGCAAAAATGAGCTGGGAATAAGCTTAAGAGATGCTTGA
- a CDS encoding acetate/propionate family kinase, with translation MNMLVINCGSSSIKGQLVKMPDYDVAAKFSIGRVGKEDAHFSIKAKGRDDFFEVIPVRNHEEGIKSMLRRLFEGQDKIMDMEDIAAVGHRVVHGGDKMSDSVLVDENVIDYIESICDLAPLHNPAHLAGIEACKKLMPGVPQVTVFDNGYHHELPKAVYTYAIPYEYAEKYNIRKFGFHGIAFRSMLEDCKKILGESLDGKKIILLMLGSGTTANASMNGKSCEVSTGFTPLEGLIQSTRSGDTDLAVFTFLMKKEALTPEDIDDMANKQSGWLGMSGISSDMREIYDAASKGDDRAKNAIDVVCHRIKKYIGAYAAVLGGVDVVAFGGGVGEHAWYIREKVLENLEFLGIDLDVEKNREFTGEGAITFSNSKTSVLVTKVDEEKVIAEDTYKIIDSLI, from the coding sequence ATGAACATGTTGGTTATAAATTGCGGAAGTTCATCCATAAAGGGACAGCTGGTAAAAATGCCCGATTACGACGTAGCTGCAAAATTCAGTATAGGCCGGGTCGGGAAAGAGGATGCTCATTTCAGCATCAAGGCTAAAGGGAGGGATGATTTTTTTGAAGTCATCCCTGTCAGAAACCACGAAGAGGGTATAAAGTCAATGTTGAGACGATTATTTGAAGGTCAAGACAAGATAATGGACATGGAAGATATTGCTGCGGTTGGGCACAGGGTCGTACATGGGGGAGACAAAATGAGCGATTCGGTATTGGTTGATGAAAATGTGATTGACTATATCGAGTCCATATGCGACTTGGCTCCACTGCATAATCCCGCTCATCTTGCGGGTATAGAAGCTTGCAAAAAGCTGATGCCGGGAGTGCCACAAGTAACGGTTTTTGACAATGGATATCATCATGAATTGCCTAAAGCTGTTTACACCTATGCAATTCCTTATGAGTACGCCGAAAAATACAATATCAGAAAATTTGGATTCCATGGAATCGCCTTTAGAAGCATGCTTGAGGATTGTAAAAAGATACTTGGTGAAAGCCTGGATGGGAAAAAAATAATACTCCTGATGCTAGGTAGCGGAACTACGGCTAACGCTTCTATGAATGGTAAATCATGTGAGGTCAGCACCGGTTTTACCCCCTTGGAAGGCTTGATACAGTCTACAAGATCCGGGGATACGGATCTTGCAGTGTTTACATTTTTGATGAAAAAAGAAGCCTTAACCCCTGAAGACATAGACGATATGGCCAACAAACAGAGCGGGTGGTTAGGAATGTCCGGGATAAGCAGCGACATGAGGGAGATTTATGATGCCGCATCCAAAGGGGATGATCGGGCAAAAAATGCTATCGATGTGGTCTGCCACAGAATAAAAAAATATATCGGAGCATACGCCGCTGTATTAGGTGGCGTGGACGTAGTGGCCTTCGGCGGCGGCGTCGGCGAGCATGCCTGGTACATAAGGGAAAAAGTTCTTGAAAATTTGGAGTTTTTGGGAATTGACCTTGATGTTGAAAAGAACAGGGAATTTACCGGTGAGGGAGCCATAACCTTTTCCAATTCCAAGACCAGTGTTTTAGTGACAAAGGTGGATGAGGAGAAGGTTATAGCTGAGGATACCTATAAAATCATAGATAGTCTTATATAA
- a CDS encoding TrkH family potassium uptake protein, giving the protein MREKFIKIMKYFIKRDRIKTPQILVFGFGLIIVFGTMLLMLPQATAVGESPGVLTALFTATSAVCVTGLVVVDTATYWSGFGHGVILFLIQVGGLGFMTMTTFIFLIAGKRITIKERILIKDSLSSNTLEGVVKFVIYILMFTFVVEVIGAVLLSTRFIPEYGLSEGIKMSVFHSISAFCNAGFDLMGDYRSVTPYVEDAIVSLTIMMLIVLGGIGFAVINDLFKVRNLKQINLHTKVVLSVSGALIASAALLFFLLESGNPQTLGNLSWPGKMLASLFMAITPRTAGFNTIDTASLTNGTLIIVMVLMFIGGSPGSTAGGIKTSTFGVVLFSLVSILRGRKETEAFGRTITSDVVKRAIAIIIIGVILLMFDIVLLTITESASLTEIMFEAISAFGTVGLSMGITPDLTPIGRMIIIITMFIGRVGPLTMAFAIREIQSTHESGRYKYPDGKILV; this is encoded by the coding sequence TTGAGAGAAAAATTTATTAAAATAATGAAATATTTCATTAAAAGAGACCGCATAAAAACTCCCCAAATTCTCGTGTTTGGGTTTGGATTAATTATTGTCTTTGGAACGATGCTCTTGATGCTGCCTCAGGCAACTGCTGTTGGGGAAAGCCCGGGGGTATTGACAGCTCTTTTTACAGCCACATCAGCGGTTTGTGTTACAGGCCTGGTTGTCGTGGATACTGCTACATATTGGTCGGGTTTTGGTCATGGAGTCATACTGTTTTTAATACAGGTAGGGGGGCTTGGCTTTATGACCATGACTACCTTTATTTTTTTGATCGCCGGAAAGCGAATCACCATCAAGGAGAGGATCCTGATAAAGGATTCTTTAAGCTCAAACACCTTGGAGGGTGTGGTTAAGTTCGTCATATACATTTTGATGTTTACTTTTGTGGTCGAGGTAATTGGAGCGGTTCTGCTTTCAACCAGGTTCATTCCCGAATATGGATTATCAGAAGGCATAAAGATGTCGGTTTTCCACTCCATATCCGCTTTTTGCAATGCGGGGTTTGATCTTATGGGAGATTACAGAAGCGTGACCCCATATGTTGAGGATGCTATTGTAAGCCTGACGATTATGATGCTTATAGTGCTGGGAGGCATTGGGTTTGCAGTAATAAACGATTTGTTTAAGGTCAGAAACTTAAAACAGATAAATTTGCATACCAAAGTTGTGCTATCCGTGAGTGGAGCCCTGATAGCCTCTGCAGCTCTTCTGTTTTTTTTGCTGGAATCAGGAAATCCCCAGACTTTGGGGAACCTCTCTTGGCCAGGCAAGATGTTGGCGTCGTTATTTATGGCAATCACCCCTCGTACTGCAGGCTTTAATACGATAGACACAGCTTCATTGACAAATGGCACGCTGATAATTGTGATGGTGCTGATGTTCATTGGAGGTTCCCCGGGTTCCACTGCTGGAGGGATCAAGACAAGCACATTCGGCGTTGTTCTGTTTTCATTAGTTTCGATTTTGAGAGGAAGAAAAGAAACGGAAGCTTTCGGAAGAACAATAACATCAGATGTGGTAAAGCGGGCAATCGCGATCATCATAATAGGAGTAATATTGTTGATGTTTGATATAGTGCTTCTGACGATAACGGAAAGTGCCTCCTTGACTGAAATCATGTTTGAAGCAATATCAGCTTTCGGTACTGTGGGACTAAGCATGGGCATTACCCCTGATTTGACTCCTATAGGCAGAATGATAATAATAATCACGATGTTTATTGGCAGGGTAGGACCACTTACCATGGCTTTTGCTATTAGAGAGATACAGTCAACTCACGAAAGTGGCAGGTATAAATATCCGGATGGGAAAATCCTGGTATAG
- a CDS encoding TrmH family RNA methyltransferase, translating into MLYISSKDNQKLKMLIKLKQKKHRDQFGNFVLEGFKSVELAMENGRTIDSIFMSTTYYRDNLKKYKELAGVASERIYIVEDRLLKASFDTVSPQGIMALCSIEDFTFDKIDYEKAYRVVMLDRVQDPGNLGTIIRTADAAGYDMVVCTRGCADVYSPKAVRATMGSVLNIDILREVNGEEFIAYVKNLGYKIISSSLEGSLNYKDVSVTDKSVLVFGNEGSGIDKTILNESDHLVKIPIYGKAESLNVSVAAGILLYHFSPDY; encoded by the coding sequence ATGTTATATATATCGAGCAAAGACAATCAGAAACTAAAAATGTTGATCAAGCTAAAACAAAAAAAACATAGGGATCAGTTCGGGAACTTTGTGCTGGAAGGTTTTAAATCCGTAGAACTGGCTATGGAAAACGGAAGGACAATAGATTCGATCTTCATGTCAACGACATATTACCGTGACAACCTAAAAAAATACAAGGAGCTTGCCGGTGTCGCTTCTGAACGAATATATATCGTTGAAGACAGGCTTTTAAAAGCATCTTTTGATACAGTCAGCCCCCAGGGCATAATGGCGCTGTGCTCTATCGAAGATTTTACATTTGATAAGATCGATTATGAAAAAGCCTACAGGGTTGTAATGCTGGACAGAGTTCAAGATCCTGGGAATCTAGGGACCATAATCAGAACTGCTGATGCAGCAGGCTACGATATGGTGGTTTGCACCAGGGGTTGTGCAGATGTGTACAGCCCGAAAGCGGTTAGGGCTACCATGGGATCTGTCTTGAATATTGATATCCTTCGAGAGGTCAATGGGGAAGAATTCATAGCTTATGTCAAGAACCTAGGTTACAAAATCATTTCAAGCTCACTGGAAGGCAGTTTAAATTACAAGGATGTTTCAGTAACAGACAAATCCGTGCTGGTATTCGGAAATGAAGGTTCAGGTATTGACAAGACAATTTTGAATGAAAGCGATCATTTGGTGAAGATTCCGATCTACGGCAAGGCGGAGTCACTGAACGTTTCCGTTGCAGCCGGGATTTTACTGTACCATTTTTCACCGGATTATTGA